From Ananas comosus cultivar F153 linkage group 8, ASM154086v1, whole genome shotgun sequence, one genomic window encodes:
- the LOC109714100 gene encoding uncharacterized protein LOC109714100: MTVLVGPSRRRRCGRGGGPAARPAAELLPPNASGWLQARPPASGASGVVGGVGSRERPAAFGPAVPPGSTSRRGRPPRAASRRARPPDRARSAAEGRPGPSTVSVARGELPGFPRLLASLTPLPAGPPADAPPSLGRPACLGSDECTAVPAQAQRRACGRARRGLALRVCAPKAPQLRPAVGRLQAARAFPCSLLPSPEPAPLAAAARVGVPRPARPARGRSGSRARA; this comes from the coding sequence ATGACCGTCCTAGTTGGTCCATCGCGCAGGAGGCgctgcggccgcggcggcggccccGCCGCCCGGCCGGCAGCAGAGCTGCTCCCGCCGAATGCTTCTGGCTGGCTCCAGGCCCGGCCCCCGGCTTCAGGGGCCTCGGGCGTCGTAGGCGGCGTAGGCTCTCGCGAGCGCCCTGCAGCCTTCGGCCCGGCCGTGCCCCCGGGCTCAACGTCCCGGCGCGGCAGGCCCCCGCGGGCTGCGAGCCGGCGGGCTCGCCCGCCTGACCGCGCACGCAGCGCAGCCGAAGGGCGTCCTGGCCCATCTACCGTGTCCGTTGCGCGCGGCGAGCTTCCGGGCTTTCCGCGCTTGCTCGCTTCCCTGACTCCCCTGCCGGCGGGGCCGCCAGCCGACGCGCCTCCGTCCCTCGGGCGCCCCGCGTGCTTAGGCTCTGACGAGTGCACGGCTGTGCCGGCGCAGGCCCAGCGGCGGGCGTGCGGGCGGGCGCGGCGCGGCCTGGCCCTCCGGGTCTGTGCTCCGAAAGCCCCCCAGCTACGCCCTGCCGTTGGTCGCCTCCAGGCGGCTCGTGCTTTCCCATGCTCCCTCCTGCCAAGCCCTGAACCCGCTCCCCTCGCGGCGGCAGCCCGCGTCGGCGTGCCGCGACCCGCTCGCCCCGCGCGCGGACGTTCCGGGTCACGCGCGCGCGCGTGA